A region from the Pempheris klunzingeri isolate RE-2024b chromosome 17, fPemKlu1.hap1, whole genome shotgun sequence genome encodes:
- the prkcsh gene encoding glucosidase 2 subunit beta, producing the protein MMSCQYLLLFLLAVGVCAVEIQRPRGVPLSKRQFYEEGRPFTCLDGSRTIPFDRVNDDYCDCQDGSDEPGTAACPNGSFHCTNAGFRPAFIPSSRINDGICDCCDTTDEYNSGAACQNTCRDLGRKERESLQRMAEIAKEGFLLKQQLIQEAKRGLEDKKGKLTDVQSSKKDLEDRVEALRTVKETAEQPEKEAKERHLKAWEDEKAVIRMEKDKARMTAVFIELDDDTDGFVSVAELLSHSELDPDSDGSFTEADAQGLLGGVDKVDTAAFESVWTNIKEKYISEANADTAAPAETPQEEMREPVSDNGSEQYPEDDIPDEEEEDDEEDEDEDQDDGDYKSPPTVQTQEKKDDDDEGTMPPYDQETQDLIDAAQKARNEFDEAERALREVDDQIKNLEKEISFDFGPGAEFAYLYSQCYELPTSEYIYRLCPFNRVSQKPKYGGSETNLGTWGKWAGPEDNIYSVMKYEHGTGCWQGPNRSTTVKLTCGKETVVTSTSEPSRCEYLMEFTSPAVCQEPPSLDSMHDHEEL; encoded by the exons ATGATGTCCTGTCAGtacctgctgctgttcctgctgGCTGTGGGAGTCTGTGCGGTGGAAATCCAACGTCCTCGCGGTGTCCCTTTATCAA AACGGCAGTTCTATGAGGAGGGCAGACCTTTCACATGCCTGGATGGCTCCCGCACTATTCCCTTTGACAGAGTGAATGATGACTACTGTGACTGCCAGGACGGCTCTGATGAGCCAG GGACTGCTGCTTGTCCAAATGGCAGCTTCCACTGCACCAATGCAGGTTTCAGACCGGCCTTCATCCCTTCCTCCCGCATCAATGATGGAATCTGCG actGCTGTGACACAACAGATGAGTACAACAGTGGTGCTGCCTGCCAGAACACCTGCAG ggACTTGGGGcgcaaagagagggagagcctGCAGAGGATGGCAGAGATCGCTAAAGAAGGCTTTCTCCTTAAACAGCAACTTATCCAGGAGGCCAAGAGGGGCCTGGAGGACAAGAAG GGCAAACTTACAGATGTTCAGTCCAGCAAGAAGGATCTGGAGGATAGGGTGGAGGCTCTGAGAACTGTGAAGGAGACTGCAGAGCAGCCAGAGAAAGAAGCCAAAGAGCGCCATCTGAAGGCCTGGGAAG ATGAGAAAGCCGTCATTCGCATGGAGAAGGACAAAGCTCGAATGACTGCGGTGTTTATTGAACTGGACGATGATACTGACGGCTT tgtctcagtgGCTGAACTTCTGTCCCATTCTGAGCTGGACCCAGATTCAGATGGTTCATTCACAGAAGCAGATGCTCAg GGACTGTTGGGAGGAGTGGACAAAGTGGACACGGCAGCGTTTGAGTCTGTTTGGACTAACATCAAAGAAAAATACATCTCAGAG GCCAACGCAGAcactgcagcaccagcagagactccacaggaggagatgagggagcCAGTCTCCGATAATGGCTCTGAGCAATACCCTGAAGATGACATCccagatgaagaggaggaggatgatgaagaggatgaagacgaGGACCAAGATGATGGAGACTATAAG AGCCCTCCTACGGTGCAGACTCAAGAAAAGAAGGATGACGATGATGAGGGGACTATGCCACCCTACGACCAAGAAACGCAGGACCTCATtgatg CTGCACAGAAAGCCAGGAATGAATTTGACGAGGCTGAAAGAGCACTCCGGGAAGTCGATGATCAGATCAA GAACCTTGAGAAGGAAATATCCTTTGACTTTGGGCCTGGTGCTGAGTTCGCCTACCTCTATAGCCAGTGTTATGAGTTGCCTACTAGCGA GTACATTTACAGGCTCTGTCCGTTCAACAGAGTATCCCAGAAGCCCAAGTATGGTGGATCAGAAACTAATCTGGG AACGTGGGGGAAATGGGCAGGTCCTGAGGATAACATCTACTCTGTGATGAAGTATGAACATGGAACAGGGTGCTGGCAAGGCCCTAACAGATCCACCACG GTTAAGTTAACGTGTGGAAAGGAGACAGTAGTGACATCTACCTCAGAGCCCAGCCGCTGCGAGTACCTGATGGAGTTCACCAGCCCTGCTGTCTGCCAGGAGCCCCCAAGCCTGGATTCAATGCATGACCACGAAGAGCTCTAG
- the elavl3 gene encoding ELAV-like protein 3 isoform X1, whose protein sequence is MVTIISTMETQVSNGPSGTSLPNGPVISTNGSTDDSKTNLIVNYLPQNMTQEEFKSLFGSIGEIESCKLVRDKITGQSLGYGFVNYVDPNDADKAINTLNGLKLQTKTIKVSYARPSSASIRDANLYVSGLPKTMSQKDMEQLFSQYGRIITSRILVDQVTGISRGVGFIRFDKRNEAEEAIKGLNGQKPLGAAEPITVKFANNPSQKTGQALLTQLYQTAARRYTGPLHHQTQRFRLDNLLNASYGVKSRFSPITIDSMTSLAGVNLTGPTGAGWCIFVYNLSPEADESVLWQLFGPFGAVTNVKVIRDFTTNKCKGFGFVTMTNYDEAAMAIASLNGYRLGDRVLQVSFKTSKQHKA, encoded by the exons ataATCAGCACCATGGAAACCCAGGTGTCCAACGGTCCAAGTGGAACCAGTCTGCCTAATGGTCCCGTCATTAGCACCAACGGCTCCACAGATGACAGCAAAACCAACCTGATCGTCAACTATCTGCCTCAGAACATGACCCAGGAAGAGTTCAAAAGTTTGTTTGGTAGCATTGGAGAGATCGAGTCCTGCAAGCTAGTCAGAGACAAGATAACAG GTCAGAGTTTGGGATACGGCTTTGTAAACTATGTGGATCCAAATGATGCAGACAAGGCCATCAACACACTCAATGGTCTCAAACTGCAGACTAAAACAATCAAG GTATCATATGCTCGGCCAAGCTCGGCATCTATTCGTGATGCAAACCTTTACGTGAGTGGACTCCCCAAAACTATGAGCCAGAAGGACATGGAGCAGCTGTTCTCCCAATACGGTCGCATCATCACATCACGCATCCTAGTGGACCAAGTCACAG GCATATCACGAGGAGTGGGCTTCATCCGGTTTGACAAGCGAAATGAAGCAGAGGAGGCCATCAAAGGTCTGAACGGACAGAAGCCTTTGGGTGCCGCCGAGCCCATCACTGTCAAGTTCGCCAACAACCCCAGCCAGAAGACAGGCCAGGCCTTACTGACTCAGCTGTACCAGACTGCTGCCCGCCGCTACACGGGGCCCCTGCACCACCAGACTCAGCGTTTCAG ACTCGACAATTTACTAAACGCCAGCTACGGAGTCAAGAG CAG ATTCTCCCCCATCACCATTGACAGCATGACCAGCCTGGCCGGGGTCAACCTTACCGGTCCAACTGGAGCCGGCTGGTGCATCTTTGTATACAACCTGTCCCCCGAGGCGGACGAGAGCGTCCTGTGGCAGCTCTTCGGGCCCTTCGGCGCCGTCACCAACGTCAAGGTCATCCGTGACTTCACCACCAACAAATGCAAGGGCTTTGGCTTTGTCACCATGACCAACTACGATGAAGCCGCCATGGCCATCGCTAGCCTTAACGGCTACCGCCTGGGTGACCGCGTGCTGCAGGTTTCCTTCAAGACCAGCAAGCAGCACAAGGCCTGA
- the elavl3 gene encoding ELAV-like protein 3 isoform X2, protein MVTIISTMETQVSNGPSGTSLPNGPVISTNGSTDDSKTNLIVNYLPQNMTQEEFKSLFGSIGEIESCKLVRDKITGQSLGYGFVNYVDPNDADKAINTLNGLKLQTKTIKVSYARPSSASIRDANLYVSGLPKTMSQKDMEQLFSQYGRIITSRILVDQVTGISRGVGFIRFDKRNEAEEAIKGLNGQKPLGAAEPITVKFANNPSQKTGQALLTQLYQTAARRYTGPLHHQTQRFRFSPITIDSMTSLAGVNLTGPTGAGWCIFVYNLSPEADESVLWQLFGPFGAVTNVKVIRDFTTNKCKGFGFVTMTNYDEAAMAIASLNGYRLGDRVLQVSFKTSKQHKA, encoded by the exons ataATCAGCACCATGGAAACCCAGGTGTCCAACGGTCCAAGTGGAACCAGTCTGCCTAATGGTCCCGTCATTAGCACCAACGGCTCCACAGATGACAGCAAAACCAACCTGATCGTCAACTATCTGCCTCAGAACATGACCCAGGAAGAGTTCAAAAGTTTGTTTGGTAGCATTGGAGAGATCGAGTCCTGCAAGCTAGTCAGAGACAAGATAACAG GTCAGAGTTTGGGATACGGCTTTGTAAACTATGTGGATCCAAATGATGCAGACAAGGCCATCAACACACTCAATGGTCTCAAACTGCAGACTAAAACAATCAAG GTATCATATGCTCGGCCAAGCTCGGCATCTATTCGTGATGCAAACCTTTACGTGAGTGGACTCCCCAAAACTATGAGCCAGAAGGACATGGAGCAGCTGTTCTCCCAATACGGTCGCATCATCACATCACGCATCCTAGTGGACCAAGTCACAG GCATATCACGAGGAGTGGGCTTCATCCGGTTTGACAAGCGAAATGAAGCAGAGGAGGCCATCAAAGGTCTGAACGGACAGAAGCCTTTGGGTGCCGCCGAGCCCATCACTGTCAAGTTCGCCAACAACCCCAGCCAGAAGACAGGCCAGGCCTTACTGACTCAGCTGTACCAGACTGCTGCCCGCCGCTACACGGGGCCCCTGCACCACCAGACTCAGCGTTTCAG ATTCTCCCCCATCACCATTGACAGCATGACCAGCCTGGCCGGGGTCAACCTTACCGGTCCAACTGGAGCCGGCTGGTGCATCTTTGTATACAACCTGTCCCCCGAGGCGGACGAGAGCGTCCTGTGGCAGCTCTTCGGGCCCTTCGGCGCCGTCACCAACGTCAAGGTCATCCGTGACTTCACCACCAACAAATGCAAGGGCTTTGGCTTTGTCACCATGACCAACTACGATGAAGCCGCCATGGCCATCGCTAGCCTTAACGGCTACCGCCTGGGTGACCGCGTGCTGCAGGTTTCCTTCAAGACCAGCAAGCAGCACAAGGCCTGA